The Zonotrichia leucophrys gambelii isolate GWCS_2022_RI chromosome 20, RI_Zleu_2.0, whole genome shotgun sequence genome contains a region encoding:
- the GDF5 gene encoding growth/differentiation factor 5 — translation MKILHFLTLLLWHLTWLSLDLVPGALSNSEAGQGNPGSKLGFLKAEGKERNPSARAGTLRTASHGYSAGTSKARTKSSAVQAGALLAKNDDSKKVPSRTAATEGKVGHLPSRPSGVRTVTPKVQNLSSKVALKKTGTSSTDSDSLKTKKTKEPVTQREAKETFRHPPITPHEYMLSLYRTLSDAERKGVNGSVKLEAGLANTITSFIDKGQDERAPTIRKQKYIFDISALEKDGLLGAELRILRKKPSDTWKSHSSGKTSQVKLFSCSTNRQASTLLDSRTVSITDTPKWEVFDIWKLFRNFKNLVNLCFELETFDRGRAVDLRSVGFNRTGRQVNEKALFLVFGRTKKRDLFFNEIKARSGQDDKTVYEYLFNQRRKRRAPLATRQGKRPTKNLKARCSRKALHVNFKDMGWDDWIIAPLEYEAYHCEGLCEFPLRSHLEPTNHAVIQTLMNSMDPESTPPTCCVPTRLSPISILFIDSANNVVYKQYEDMVVESCGCR, via the exons ATGAAAATCCTGCATTTTCTCACTTTACTGCTTTGGCATTTGACTTGGCTGTCTCTGGATCTAGTTCCTGGAGCGCTGAGTAATTCTGAAGCAGGCCAGGGTAATCCAGGATCTAAACTAGGTTTTttgaaagcagaaggaaaggagaggaatcCCTCTGCACGGGCAGGTACATTGAGGACTGCAAGCCATGGATACAGTGCTGGGACCTCAAAGGCCAGGACTAAAAGCAGTGCTGttcaggctggagctctgctggccaAGAACGATGACTCAAAGAAGGTTCCCTCGAGAACAGCAGCCACGGAGGGCAAGGTAGGACATCTCCCCAGCAGACCTTCTGGAGTAAGGACAGTCACTCCAAAGGTTCAAAATCTTAGCAGCAAGGTGGCTTTGAAAAAAACTGGCACAAGCAGTACTGACAGTGATTCtctcaaaaccaaaaagacTAAAGAGCCTGTAACCCAGAGGGAAGCTAAGGAAACTTTCCGACATCCCCCGATAACGCCACATGAATACATGCTCTCTTTGTACAGGACTCTCTCAGATGCAGAAAGAAAGGGTGTTAATGGAAGTGTAAAACTGGAGGCTGGACTTGCCAATACAATAACCAGCTTTATAGACAAAGGACAAG ATGAGCGAGCACCAActataagaaaacaaaaatatatttttgacaTCAGTGCATTAGAAAAAGATGgtttgctgggagcagagcttcGAATATTGAGAAAAAAACCTTCTGATACCTGGAAGTCTCATTCTTCTGGAAAAACCTCCCAAGTAAAATTATTTAGTTGCTCTACAAACAGACAAGCCTCAACACTCTTGGACTCTCGGACTGTCAGCATCACCGATACACCCAAGTGGGAAGTGTTTGACATCTGGAAACTTTTCAGAAACTTTAAAAACTTGGTTAACTTGTGTTTTGAACTGGAAACTTTTGACAGGGGGAGAGCTGTTGATCTCAGGAGTGTGGGATTTAATAGAACAGGAAGACAGGTCAATGAAAAGGCTCTGTTCTTGGTGTTTGGGAGGACGAAAAAAAGAGACTTATTCTTCAATGAAATCAAAGCTAGATCCGGCCAAGATGACAAAACTGTTTATGAGTACTTATTCAACCAGAGGCGGAAGAGAAGAGCTCCTCTAGCAACACGGCAAGGCAAGAGGCCCACCAAGAATCTGAAGGCGAGGTGCAGCAGAAAAGCCCTCCACGTGAATTTTAAGGATATGGGCTGGGATGACTGGATAATTGCCCCCCTGGAGTATGAGGCCTATCACTGCGAAGGGCTCTGTGAATTCCCGCTCCGCTCCCACCTGGAGCCCACCAACCACGCGGTTATCCAGACTTTAATGAACTCCATGGACCCCGAGTCCACGCCCCCGACTTGCTGCGTCCCAACCCGGCTGAGCCCCATCAGCATCCTTTTCATTGACTCTGCAAACAACGTGGTCTACAAGCAGTACGAGGACATGGTGGTGGAGTCCTGTGGCTGCAGGTAG